The Pseudomonas entomophila genome segment CATTGCCCAGCTCGACCACGCTCAACTTGCCGCTGGCTGGGTCCTGGTGGCGGGTGCGCACCGCCTTGTGGGTGCTCTTGTCGGCCAGGCGGAACTGCCACTGGCTGACCTCTTTGCGGGCGATGGTCACCACGCCCAACGCCTTGCCGCTGGCGCTCTGACCTCCCTGGCGCGGCAACACCAGCAACTGGCCGTCGGCGAGCTTGGCGGTGCAGTCATGCTGGCGGGCCAGACGGGTGATGAAATTGAAGTCCGACTCACTGTACTGGTCGACCCGCGGCAGCTTGACCTTCACTGGGCAAACCGCCTGCCAGCCATTGCGCGCGCCGATCTCGGCGACGATGCGTTGCAACGTCGCCCCTTCCCAGCTACCGCTGCGGATGGTCTTGCCGGTGCCGCGCAGGTCACTGGCCTTGCCACGAATGACCAAGGTGTCGGGTGGCCCCGACAGCTCGACTTCATCCACGGTGTAGCGCCCCAGCCGCATCAGCGGTTGGCCGGCGTACCCCAGATGGACCAGCAGCACGGCACCGCGAGCGGGCAACGCCAGGGCACCGTCGCGGGCATCGATGCGCAGCTCGAAGTCGTCCGACTCCATGCCGGGCTTGTCGGTGGTGCGCAGCAACAGCAGGCGATCGTTGATCAGCGCGGTGATGTCCTTGCCATCAGCTTCGATGCGGAAGATCGGTTGCATGGTTCAAGCTCCTTGCTGATCAGTCCCACAGTTGCACGGTGTTCGTAGCCACTGCGGCCAGCTCCGGCAACCCGATGCGCACCCCGCTGCGAAAGGGCTGGGCCTCGTCCGCCAGGCCCTGGTTGGCCTCGAGCACCGCTTCGACCGAGCCATCGAGGTGGCCGTAGTAGTGCTGGCAGAGCGTGTCGAGCACGTCGCCTTCAGACGTTGTACAAATCCTGGCCATAGCTTACGAACTCCAGTGAAAACCCTTGTTTGCGCGGAATGCCGCCGGCCAGCAGGGCGCCCTGCTCTTCCTCGATGCTGGTCAGGCACCAGGTGCCGAGCACTTCGCCATAACCTGTGGTCAACGACAGCGGCAGCAGTTGGCGGCCGATGCTGCGCAGTGTCTGCAACTGGCCCAGCCCGCCCTTGAAGCCGGGGAAGATCGCCCCGCGAATGCTGATGTTCTCCTCGCCCAGGCTCACCGCCTGTTGCGCGGTGTCGCGGCTCAGCCGCTCCTGGCCGGCCCAGCGGAAGCGGGTCTGCCGACGCAGTTGGTCGAAGGCGGCGGTGTCGAGGTTGAAGTAGTACGGTGTAGCGCCCGCCTTGAGCGGTTGCAGTACCAGCAGGTGTGGGAACGGCTTGACCGCTTCGGCGGCAGGGGTCGCCTCGGGGGCGAAGCCCAGCGTCGACAGCACGCCGTTGACGGTGGCGCGCACCGCCCCCACCACGCGACCGATCGCTGCGCCAGCCTTGGCGGCGTGGGCGGCGAAGCCGTCGATGCGGTCACGCACCTGGCGCACCACGGCCACCGCCTGGTCATACTTGGCCACCACTTTGGCAACCCGGGCCTGGGCATTGGTGATCGCGCGCATCGTGCGCTGCAGCTTGGCACCGATGATCGGCCCGACCACCGGCAACCCTTCCAGCTCGCCCACCGCGCCTTGTATGTGGCCGATCGCGTCGTTCATGGGATCGAGCATGGCGTCGGCACGCCGACGCCCCGCCTCTCCCGCCTTGACCAGGGCGTGCAGCGTGGCTTGCAGCTGCTCCAGGTAGGTCATGGGTCCTCCTTAAAGTGCGATATGTGGGGTGTCGGCCAGTTGCACCGCGCGGGCCTGGCGCATCAGCTCTTCCAGCTGGCGGCGGGCGATGGCCTCCAGTTGCTGGAGCACGGAAGGGTCGTCCAGGCTGTTGCTGAAAGTGACCGGCATGTTGGCGGTGAAGGTGAATTGCTGGTTGATCGGGGCTGGTGGCGTTGACCCCGATGCAGGCGATGTGGGAATCGCTGGCTGCACCGGCGCACTGTCTGCTGCTCGCGCAGCCTCACCTAACCCTGGCTTGCCGGGTGGTTCATCCTGGCCCGAGCCCAGTGCCTTGCCCAACCAGCCACCGATGCTCTCGCCACCCATACTGCCCAGCACACCACCGATCAGGCCACCGATCGCCGTGCCGATCACCGGCACCACCGAACCGATGGCCGCGCCCGCCGCTGCGCCGGCCAGACCGCCACCCAGGCCGCCGACGGCGGTACCGTAACCTTCGAGCTTCTGGTCCGCAGTAGCGTCGCTGTTGTAGGTTTCGGCAAGCTGCAAGCCCGTGTCGAGCAAGGCTGCGCCCGGAATGCGCTTGAATACTCGCCTTGCCATGGAGGCTTCGGCACCGCTGCTCCCGGCCTTGCCCAGCAGGCCCGCAAAGGCTGTGCTGGCGAGGCCGACGGAAGCACCAGAGCTCTGCGATGAACTCTCAATGGAACTACCCGAGGCTTGCTCTTGCGCCTCGAACAATGCCGCTTCTTTCCCTGCCTCACCGATCTTCTCTTCCTCAATTTCCTCTGCATCGTCCTGACGTGCCAAGCGAGTGGCTGGTCGGCCAGAGGAAGACGCTGGGGCCTTGGCATTCTTGGCGGAAGCATCATTGGCGGCTGGCGTGTCAGAGAACAGTCCATGGAATGTCTTGCCTAAGAAGCCGCCGACACCTTCGCCGATCAATTCGCCAATCTCACCACCGTACTTCTGGATCTGCTTGTTCTTGGTCCAGCCCCCCAGCAGCTCCGCGCCCATGTTGCCCAGCGCGCCCCCAAGGGCAGACCCCACGGCCTCGGCCTTGTCCTCGCCGCTTTCCTTGAGCGTGGCCAAGCCAAGATTGGCAACTGCCTTGGCGCCAGCTTTACCAGCGTTCTCCCTGACGCCGCTGGTGATTTCATTTCGCCGCTCGGGGGTGTGACGGTTGTACATCGCCTTCCCGCCCACAGTGAGGGCAGCCCCACCGACAAGCGCGGCACCCGCGTAGAGCGCCCCATTCACGACTTCGCGGCCACCCTTTGCCGGCCCCTGAGGCTCTGCGCTTGGTGTATCGGACGCTTTATCCGGTGTGTCCCCCGGCTGCGGACCGGCATCCTCGGACGCAACAACCTTGCCTTGCTCCGACGCATCACGCTGAGAAGGGTCAGTGCTCTTGCCTGATGCTTCGTTGGCGGCTGGCGTGTCAGAGAACCACCCGTACACCGTCTTGCCGAAGAACCCGCCGATGCCTTCGCCGATCATCTCGCCGATTTCACCGCCGTACGCCTGGATCTGCTTGTTCTTGGTCAGGCCGCCCAGCAGTTCCGCCCCCAGGTTCCCCAGCACGCCGCCAAGGGCCGCGCCAACCGCCTCGGCCTGGTCCTCGCCGGTGTCCTTGAGCGTGGCCAAACCCAGGTTGGTAATCGCCTTGGCGCCTGCCTTGCCAGCATTTTTCTTGATGCCGCTGGTGATCTCGCTGCGTCGCTCGGGGGTTTGCCGTTGATACCCCTGGTACACCGCACGTCCGCCTGCTGCGACCGCCACGGTACCGACGGCGGCGCCGACACCTATCACGCCCGCGTTCAGCACTGCCAGGCCAGCGTTCGCCGACTCCAAAGGCACGCGCCCCTGCTCCGCGCCTCGCGTTTCGGATGACCCCCCTCGGGTGGGGGGCGCCGCCGGGGTCACACCCTCCAGCAGGGCCACCTTGCGCTGTTCCAGCGTGGGGCCGGGCACGGTGGTGGTGGCAGCCGTGCTGGCAACTACCGTCACCGCACGCAGCACCAACGGTTTGCGCCCTAGCGAAAGATAAAGCCTGCGCAAGCGCTCGACCTCATCCCCTTCAACACGCAACCGGTCAATCTGCTTCTCGTGCGCCAACGCCTGGTCGGTCCCCAGCCGTCTTTCTGCCTGGCCAGTCTTGTCCAGTTCCAGCCCCAGGCGGATGACCTCGCCGATCAACCGCCCGAGCCGGGTGCCATCGGCCTGCCTGCGCAGCCGTTCCAGCTGCGCACGCAAGGTATCGAATGACCTACCCAAAGCCTGGCTGCTGGTGACGCCGAGGGTGAACACCTGTGTGTTCGCCATAGGTTCCTCCTTGTCACTCCGCCAGCCACCAGACCATGTCGCTGAACGACATGGTCATGATTTCGCTCGCGGAAAAGTTCAGCTCCTTGGCCAGCCGCCTGGCGGCGGCCTTCTGCCGGGCCGGATCAAAGCTCGTCGTCCTGCACCAGGCGAAAATAGCCGGTTTGCAGACGGCTATAGTCCTTGAGGGCCAGGCCTTCGAGGTCCTTGACGCCGACTTCGGCGAGCGAGGCGAACAAGTTCAGTTCGCGCTGCTCGTCATCGCCCGTGCCACCGGCCTGGGCATTGCGGATGTCACGCACGGTGGGGGCGCGCAGCGACAAGCTATCGACCTGTACACCGTTGGCCTCGCTAGGGCGCGACAGGCGCACGGTCACGCGCTCGGCGTTCACGGTCAGCCATTGCGGAAGCTTTTTCGCTTGAGCCATAGAGTGTTCTCCTTAAAGACCCAGGGCAGCGCGCTGGGCGGCCAGTTGGTCGACGCCGTCGATCACCCGCTTCATGCCCAGGGCATCGATCTCGTAGACCAGGCGGCCGTCGACTTCGAGCTTGTAGTAGGTGACGGCGACGCTGTGCTTGATCTCGGCCTTGTCGCCGGACTTCCAGTCGCCCATGTCGATCTCTTTCAGCGCGCCACGCAGGGTGACGATCACCGGGTTGATCTTGCCCTTCAGGCCCTTGAAGGCGCCGCGGAAGGTGCCGTTGAATGCAGTGCCGTCGGCCAGGCCGAAGAACTTCAGCGACTCGCGGCGCACGCCGGTGGTGGTGAAGGCGGCTTCCTGTTTTTCCATGCCCTGGTCCATCTCGACCGGCATGTCCATGCCACCAGGGCGGTGCTCCTCCATCTTCAGGGTGAGCTTGGGCAGGGTCAGGCTGGGTACATCGCCCTGGAAGCTGACGCCATCGACGAACAGGTTCAGGTTGGCCAGGGTTTCGGGAATCATTGCCATGTAGATGCGCTCCTTAAGCGGCGGAATCGAGGACTTCGGTCAGCCACTGGTTGGTGACTTCGACGCGGAAATTGGGGTTTTCGGCAGGCGGCACGTCGGTGAAGCGGATGTTCCAGTACACCTTGCCCTGCTCCAGCTGGCTGGCGGTGTTCAGCTCCGGGTCGGCGAAGACTTCGAAGTTGATGATCGCGCCCTGGTTCTTCAGGTCGCGCATGAAGGCCTGCAGGCCCTCGGTGACGTCCTTGACGTAGGTGGCGGTGATGGAGCGGTCCACGGCCCACTTGTGGCCATAGAGGATCGCGTCCATGACGATGTCCATGGTGCGCACGCGGGTGACGAAGGCCCATTTCGGGTCGCTCGACAGGGTGCGGTTGCCCCACAGGCGGAAGCCGTCGTCGCGGATGATGGTGGCGATGTTGGCGTTGTTCAGCAGGTTGGCGCGGCAGGTGTCGTCGCCATCGAGGAACTCCACCGCGCGGGTGGTGCCGGTGATGCCGACGAACTCCTTGTTCGACGGCGACGCCCAGAAGCCGTACTCGCGGTCGGTGTAGGCGAACAGGCCGGCGACCCAGGCCGAGCCCGGCGCGTCGACGGTGGCCTCGGCGGCGTTGTCCCAGTAGCGCACGCCCGGGTCGACCAGGAAGGCGCGCTTGGCGCCGAAGTTCTTGGCGTAAGCAATAGCCGCTTCATCGGTGCTGTTCGGGCCGTCGATGATGGCGATGGCACGCAGCTTGTCGGCCAGAGCCACCAGTGCGGTACCCACGGCCTGGGTGGCGCTGTGCTTGGGCGCCACCAGCAGGCGTGGCTGGGCGTTGAATCGGCTCTTGCCGTCGAGCAGCGCCTGCAGGCCGGTGCGCTTGCCGTCGGCCAGCACGTTGCCGATGATCGCCGCGGTCTGCTCGGCGCCGTCTTCGAGCTTGGCCACGCCGCAGGCGACGATGACCGCCTTGGCGCGGCTGTAGATGGCGCGGCAGGCCTTGGTGATCGCTGCGTCCTGACCGAACGCCGCGACCGCTTCGCGCTCGCTGGTGATCAGGATCAGGTCGTTGGCCTTGGCGGTGACGCCCGGGCCTTCGGTGAAGGTGTCGACCAGGCCGATGATCGAGGACGACGGCAGTGCGATGCTGCGCGCGCCGGTGTCGACGTTGGTCACGGTGACGCCGTGGAAGAATCCACTCATGTAGGGTTACTCCAGGTACAGGTGTGAAAAGGCCCCGCGGGTGCAGGGCCTGGAAGGGATTAGTTCGGAAAAAAGCCGCCTTGGGCAGGCAGGTGGCTATTGATCGATTCCAAGCCTGCTCAGATCAACTTGATGCGGCTTGGATAGGCAATGTTGCGCGGCCTCACAGCGCCAAAATAGGCGCTGTTGGCCACGATCGATTGTGTGGTGACGGTAGCTGTCGTCGTCGACACCGCCACGGCTTCACTTGTATCCGACACATCGAAGAACTTGGGTTTCATGTTTTGCATGCGCCGGAAGGACGAAACGGCATCGACAATTTCCCCATGTACCAGCGAAGCGGACTGGAACGAACCAGGCGTCCGTGCGGGATCCGCACCGCGCCCCTCGTCAAGCGAGCGAATGAACTCAGCGCGTAGCTCGGGGATACGGAACGTGCTGGCACCATCGCCATGGGTCCATCCGCCCTCCATTCCGGCGCGTTGCGCATCGTTCACCAGCATTCCGGATTTTTGGGCGTGGTCCCAGAGCCAAGGCCAGTCGTTTCGATTCAACAATCTGGCGTTGGGAATATCCCAACCACCCGGGCTCAACGCTGTCGATGTTTCGAACACCACACGCCCCAGGGAGGTGTTGTCCAGTCGGTCCAGCAACAGCCAACTGCCCGCACCATCGCTGCGCAGATGCCAGAAGTCGCCACCGCCCAGCACCATGCAGAACGGGTAACCTTCAGGACGCAGGTGGGTGTGGAACTTGATCTTCTCGCCGTCGGCGGCGTACACCAACAGGCGGTTGGCCGTGTTGTCCAGGCGCTGGATACGCACGTCCATCGGCTTGCTCGCCTGGGGCAAGGTGATCTTGGTCTGGCCAGCCGAAGCGTCGGCCAAGAGGAATCCCGTCTCATGTGCGGCCAGCACCGTGTTGCCACGGATGACCTTATTGTTGATGCCCTGCACCGAGAGCATGCCGCTCTCGATCGAAGCCAGTACGTCGCTGCGGCTCATGCTGGCCTCCCTTGCTGTTCAAGAAACGCCGGTGCCACCGGGCGGAAATTGATGTCAGGGAAATCACTTGATTGAGGCCAGTCGCGTAGGGCCTGGAGGTAAGTCAACAAGCCACGGAATTGTTCGGCACTCAGATTCGTCTGTACGCCGATTTCCAACTGATCGCGATGACGGTCACGCAACCAGATCATTTCGGCCAGCCTACCGTCGCGCCATTGTCGTTCCTCCATGGCAAGGTCAGTTGCCGGCGCCTGGGCGTCGATAAGAACAGGCAGCCCTTCAGCATCGTGCCCCAGGACCTTGCCTGCCACCGTGACCGCCAGCACTTCGAGAAAACGCTCTTCACTGATCGGCACGGCATCAGCGGGAATGTCAGTGGAAATATTCGGAATGTAGGTACAGCCCGTGGCGGGGCTGTACAGTCGTTGGTTCTTGGCCATGTTCTACCTCGCTTTCAGCGGCCCACGGCCAGCCAGCTGTGCTGCACGCCAGCACCGCCGCTCCCGGAATGTGAATATGCAAATCCTGTTTTCGACAGCCCGCTCAATTGCACCGGGCCACCCCGCGACGCAGGCATCAGATTGCCTGTATCCATGTAGGTCAGTTGCACCGTGAAGGCGTTGGCATTGAACTGCAGCGGGAACGAGACATTCCCGACCACGCCACCGGCCAAACCGGGTGTCAGGCCCCATTGAATGATCAGGCCACCCAACCATGAAGGCAGGGCAAGATAACCGTTGAGGGTGAGGCTGGCAGCGAAGCCCCAGCGCAGTTTCCTGGGCGTGACGGACGCTTCGTCGCCCTCGCCCGCATCGACCTGAGCTTGAGTCGCCAGCCTGAGGATCCCGGGCTTCACCTCGGTAGCCGGCGCCACTTGCATCGCCAGCGAAGCCACGTCGACCTGCCCCTGGTTCACCGGGGTACTCCAGGCTTTGATGCACCACATGACGGCAAGGTTGCGTGGGCGGGTCACCCCGAAGTTCTGCCCCTCAGCTGCAAGTGTTCCTGCCGACCCCGTAACGCCACTGTAGCTAACGGATGGGTAATTCACTGGATTAGCCAGATCAAGCCCAAAAGCAGCGCGTGCGCTGGACTCGGGGGTGATGATCGCGTTGTACAAGCCTGTTACGGTCGGCGTCGTATTTGTCGAGTCGAGCGTCTGCAGACTGCCCTTCTGCGGCGACCCTATATCTCGACCGCCATCGACACCACGTCCGTGGTCCCAACCGCGAAGGAACTCACCACGGTAATCGGGCAGACGGAAATAGCCCGCCGGTTCGCCGCCCGTGTTGTAGGCCGTGCCCAGGTAGGTCGCCAGATCGGGATAGGTCGCCACGCTTTGCAGGCTGCCATCAAGCTCGAGATAGCCAGCTGGGGCCTCGGCTTTGGGAAACGGCAGGATTGCACCAACAGGTGTCGAGGAGCGCAATGCCGTCAGTTCGGCGACAAGCGCCGCAACATCGATCTGCCCCTGGTTCACCGGCGCATTCCAGGCCTTGATGCACCACATCACTGCCAAGTTGCGCGGACGAGTTTCTGCAGCGGTCCTTGCTACCTTTGAAGCATCGAAACGAGCCACATCACTGGCTGCGGCGGAGGATGCATCTCGGGTAATCGTATTGGCAGGTGACGACTCACCAAAGACGCCGGTAAAAGCACCAGAAGTTCCGCCCAAAACACCAAGGCCTTGTCCCACGCCTCCACGCAAGCCGAGAGCTCCAGTGATATTCTGAATCGCATCACTCTGGGATGTGCCTACCCCTCGATCAGCATCCACCCCTCGCCCATGATCCCATCCACGAAGGAACTCACCGCGAGTATCCGGCAAGCGGAAGAACCCCGCCGTCTCGTTACCTTTGTTGAAAGCCCCACCCAGGTACGCCGCCAAATCCGGATACACCGCCGCGCTCTGGGTACTGCCGTCGACTTCGAGGAAGCCCGCCGGCACCGTGCCTCGTGGGAACGGCAGCATGGTGCCTACTGGCAATGCCGACGCAGTATTCAACAGCGCCTGGGTTTCGGCCTTGGTGTAGCTGTTCGCGGCCTGGAATGAACTGAAAGCCAGGATCTCCACGGCTTCGCCCAGGCTGCAGGGTGCCTTGAAGGTGATCTTCTGGCCGTCGGACAGGTAGTCGGTGACCTCGCGGCCGTTGCGCAGCACGATGGTGCTGCCGATGGTGTGCGCCAGGTTGAAGACGGTCTGGCCGACCGACGCCTCGAACGAGAAACGCTCGAATGCCTTGTTGGCACCGACGCCACCGCCAAGCTGGAAGTAGCTGCCGTCGTAGTTCAGGTCGTACAGGGCGCCGGCACGGATATCGCCGCCCACCAGGTCGACCAGGCCAGTATTGCCGGACTTCTTCACCGCCACGGCGGCCAGGCTGTTGATGCGCGCCGTCACGGCGCCGGTATTAGTAGCGCTGGCCTGGAACTGGAAGCGCTGGCCAGCAGCGTAGGCCGCCAGGGCCGACTCGCCGCTCTTGAGCTTCAGCGTCAGGGCATCGGCGCTGCCGGTGGCGACACCGAGCCAGGCCAGCGGCCCGACATCCTTGGCCGCATCGGCGCGGCGCAGGTACTGCGGATGCGGGTCGGCGGCCTCCACGTGCGCCTTGAGCTGGTTGCGGGCGTAGAGCTCGGCCGCTTCGCGGGCCTTGTCCACATAGTCGCGTGTCGCGAGGACGATGCTCGGATCGACCTTCAGCGTGACATTGGCGAGGTTGCCGAACACCACGTGCATGCGGATGGTCTGGGTACGCCCGGAGCCTTGCGCCAGCAACGGTTTGTAGCTGGGCGCCGGCTTGGCCACGGCGATGAAGTTGCCGTTGGCGTCTTCCAGCGCCAGCTCGCGGATCCACCAGCCACCGGTCTCGGGGGGCAGGACCAGTTCGGCGACCAGCACGCCAGGGTCGGCAGGCGATTGGTAAAGGGCATTCAGTTGCGCCCGGTAGACCTGGCGCACCAGCGCGGTCTGGGTGGGTTTCGGGGTGGGATCGGGGGTCTGCGAAGGGTCGCCGCCGGCATCGCCGATCAGCATATGGGTGATGTTCCAGGGCAGCCCCAGCACGGCGGTATTGGCCTGCTGGGCGATGCCGGTGTTGGTCAGGAACCCACCGAATTGGGTGGTTGCGTTAGCCATTGAGGTAGATGTCCAGTATGTCCAGGGTTTGCTCGTTCACCAGGTTGCAGGCGCCCACATGCACATCGATGTCCGATGCCTGCCAAGGGTGTACCTCCAGCAGTTCACCGTCGTAGAGGCCCACCGCCTGGTACGCGGGGATCAGGCTTTCCAGGCTGATGTCGAGGCCGACCAGATGCCGGCTGACCGGCTTGGCGTCCTCGATCAGGCGGGTCAGCTCCTGGTAGGTCTGTTCGTCGATGCCGCTGTCCGCCACCCCGACCTTCAGGGCAAAGGTCCCTGGCACCCCGGCAGGCTGGGCCTGCCACCATTCCTGCACCTCGATCAGGTAGCCGAATGGCTCGACCACCCGCCTGAGGGCGCCGAGGGTGCCCTTGTGGGCGTGGACGAAGAATGCCGAGCGGATCACCGAGCGCTTGATCGCCTCGCTCCAGCTGTCGTCCCAACGATCCACCGACCAGGCCCAGGCCAGCTGGTAGAGCAGGTGCGCCGGACAGGTGTCGGGGTTGTAGAGGGTGCGCAGGCCGGCCTTGAGGTCTTCGTCGGCGGCCACTTCCAGGGCGCGTTCCAGCGGCGTGCGGTTGAGCGGCAGGAGGCTGTGCATGTCAGCCTCCGCGCTTGAGGTCGATGCCGGTGCACCAGGCCGCCTGGGCCTTGCTCGGGCGGATGTCGCTCCAGCCGATCAGCTCGACCCGGCTCACGCCGTCGATGTGCAACTGGGCGTCGATGCCGGAACGGGCCACTTCAAGGCCGAGCCTGCGCCGTGGGTTGATCCAGGCTTGCAGGCGGCGCCGGCATTCGCTGAGGACCGTTTCGTACTCCGGGCCGTTGTCGGCCATGTGCAGCACCGCCTCGACGTGGTAGGGCAGCACCTCGGCGCTGCGCACGTTGACCCGGTCGGCGACCGGGCGGATGTCGTCGTCGTTGAGGTACGCCTGCACCTGCGCCAGCAGCTCAGGGCTGGCCACGCCATCGCCGTCCAGGCTCAGCACGGTGATGTCCACCACGGCGGGCGACGGGCTCTCGGCGGTCGCGTCAGCGACCCGTCCCGAGGCGTTGCGGGCGTGGAGGATATAGCTGTTGCGCGGGCCGGCGGTGGTCAGGCCTTCGTAGACCAGTTGCACCCGCTCGCGCAGGGCGTCGTCGGCTTCGAGGATGGCTTCGGTCGGCGGGATCGTGCTCGGGTCGGCGGCCTGTATCACCAGGCGTTGCAGGTTGACGTTGGCGGCCAGCTGGTCAAGGTCGCGGCCTTCGGCATAAGCCAGCAGCAACGCCTTGGCGGCATCGTTGATGCGCGCCCGGTTGAGCAGCTTGCGGTAGGCACCGACTTCCAGCAGCTTGGTGACCGGGTCGCTTTCCAGGTTGGCGTTCCAGCCATCGCCCAGCTGGGCGCGGAAGCTGGCCAGGTCCTCCTGGTACAGCGCCTCGAAATCGAGGTCCTCGAGCAGCTGCGGGGCCGGCAGTTTCGACAGGTCGACCTGGCTCATACGGTCACCTCCACCAGGGCGTCATCGCCCAGGTAGCGGCCACTCAAGGCCAAGCTGACCTGGCCGTCGAGCACAGCCACGACCTTGACCCGGTCGAGCTTCAGGCGCGGTTCCCAGCGCCCGAGGGCGCGGGCCACTTCGGCCTGCACTGCGCTCTTCCAGCCTTCGTTGACCGGCAGGTCGACGAAGCGGCGCAGCTGGCTGCCATACTCGGGGCGCATGCGCCGGCTGCCCAGCGGGGTGGTGAGGATGTCCTCGATGGATTGGCGCAGGTGGGCGATGCCCGTCAGGGGCTGGCCGGTGCGGCGGTCCAGACCGATCATGGGGCATCTCCTGCCCCGGGCATATCCCGTTGGCGGATAGGCATGGCGTTCTCCTGATATGAAAAAGCCCGCGTGTGCGGGCTGTGTTGTGTGCTTCGACGGGCAGTTGCCACGGTCAGGCGGGTGGTGTCGGCCAGTCGAGCTCATTGGGGAAGCCAGGCTGGTCGGGCAGCCGGGTCAGCCCCAGGCGGTAGATCTTCCAGGCGCGCAGGGCATCCAGTTCAGCATCACTGGCGACGCCGAGATCGACGGCGTCCTGCAGGGGTGTGATCGACTGGTCGGCCAGGCTGCGCAATTGTGCCAACGCGTCCAGGGCATCCTGTCGACTCGGGAACGCCTGTTTGAGCTCGGGCACTTCGAGTGGCGGCAGGACCTCGAGTTCGGCCTTGGCCGGCATGGCCAGGCGCACATCGATCCAGCTGTCCGGTGGGACGTCGATGGCCTCGCCTTTGCCCAGGTGCATTTCACCCTGATCGTCCAGGGTCCAGCGCTGCCTGAACAGGCGGACCAGCAGTGTGCCGTCCCTGTCTTGCTCGCTCTCGGTCAGGCCCAGGGTCCTGCCGCCATCCGGCGAGCAAGGGTCCTGGATGCGCCAGCCCT includes the following:
- a CDS encoding phage late control D family protein encodes the protein MQPIFRIEADGKDITALINDRLLLLRTTDKPGMESDDFELRIDARDGALALPARGAVLLVHLGYAGQPLMRLGRYTVDEVELSGPPDTLVIRGKASDLRGTGKTIRSGSWEGATLQRIVAEIGARNGWQAVCPVKVKLPRVDQYSESDFNFITRLARQHDCTAKLADGQLLVLPRQGGQSASGKALGVVTIARKEVSQWQFRLADKSTHKAVRTRHQDPASGKLSVVELGNGDAPEGLQPVHTDRHLYPNRAAAEQAAKARLASFNRDTANVRLDMPGRTDLFAERSVEISGFLVGLDGVYLVESVEQVFTSNGWRTTVQCNGGRQGKAKAKGAAPRRAGALKA
- a CDS encoding tail protein X, which translates into the protein MARICTTSEGDVLDTLCQHYYGHLDGSVEAVLEANQGLADEAQPFRSGVRIGLPELAAVATNTVQLWD
- a CDS encoding phage tail protein; protein product: MTYLEQLQATLHALVKAGEAGRRRADAMLDPMNDAIGHIQGAVGELEGLPVVGPIIGAKLQRTMRAITNAQARVAKVVAKYDQAVAVVRQVRDRIDGFAAHAAKAGAAIGRVVGAVRATVNGVLSTLGFAPEATPAAEAVKPFPHLLVLQPLKAGATPYYFNLDTAAFDQLRRQTRFRWAGQERLSRDTAQQAVSLGEENISIRGAIFPGFKGGLGQLQTLRSIGRQLLPLSLTTGYGEVLGTWCLTSIEEEQGALLAGGIPRKQGFSLEFVSYGQDLYNV
- a CDS encoding phage tail assembly protein → MAQAKKLPQWLTVNAERVTVRLSRPSEANGVQVDSLSLRAPTVRDIRNAQAGGTGDDEQRELNLFASLAEVGVKDLEGLALKDYSRLQTGYFRLVQDDEL
- a CDS encoding phage major tail tube protein; this encodes MAMIPETLANLNLFVDGVSFQGDVPSLTLPKLTLKMEEHRPGGMDMPVEMDQGMEKQEAAFTTTGVRRESLKFFGLADGTAFNGTFRGAFKGLKGKINPVIVTLRGALKEIDMGDWKSGDKAEIKHSVAVTYYKLEVDGRLVYEIDALGMKRVIDGVDQLAAQRAALGL
- a CDS encoding phage tail sheath subtilisin-like domain-containing protein, whose protein sequence is MSGFFHGVTVTNVDTGARSIALPSSSIIGLVDTFTEGPGVTAKANDLILITSEREAVAAFGQDAAITKACRAIYSRAKAVIVACGVAKLEDGAEQTAAIIGNVLADGKRTGLQALLDGKSRFNAQPRLLVAPKHSATQAVGTALVALADKLRAIAIIDGPNSTDEAAIAYAKNFGAKRAFLVDPGVRYWDNAAEATVDAPGSAWVAGLFAYTDREYGFWASPSNKEFVGITGTTRAVEFLDGDDTCRANLLNNANIATIIRDDGFRLWGNRTLSSDPKWAFVTRVRTMDIVMDAILYGHKWAVDRSITATYVKDVTEGLQAFMRDLKNQGAIINFEVFADPELNTASQLEQGKVYWNIRFTDVPPAENPNFRVEVTNQWLTEVLDSAA
- a CDS encoding phage tail protein gives rise to the protein MSRSDVLASIESGMLSVQGINNKVIRGNTVLAAHETGFLLADASAGQTKITLPQASKPMDVRIQRLDNTANRLLVYAADGEKIKFHTHLRPEGYPFCMVLGGGDFWHLRSDGAGSWLLLDRLDNTSLGRVVFETSTALSPGGWDIPNARLLNRNDWPWLWDHAQKSGMLVNDAQRAGMEGGWTHGDGASTFRIPELRAEFIRSLDEGRGADPARTPGSFQSASLVHGEIVDAVSSFRRMQNMKPKFFDVSDTSEAVAVSTTTATVTTQSIVANSAYFGAVRPRNIAYPSRIKLI
- a CDS encoding phage tail assembly chaperone, giving the protein MAKNQRLYSPATGCTYIPNISTDIPADAVPISEERFLEVLAVTVAGKVLGHDAEGLPVLIDAQAPATDLAMEERQWRDGRLAEMIWLRDRHRDQLEIGVQTNLSAEQFRGLLTYLQALRDWPQSSDFPDINFRPVAPAFLEQQGRPA
- a CDS encoding phage tail protein; the encoded protein is MANATTQFGGFLTNTGIAQQANTAVLGLPWNITHMLIGDAGGDPSQTPDPTPKPTQTALVRQVYRAQLNALYQSPADPGVLVAELVLPPETGGWWIRELALEDANGNFIAVAKPAPSYKPLLAQGSGRTQTIRMHVVFGNLANVTLKVDPSIVLATRDYVDKAREAAELYARNQLKAHVEAADPHPQYLRRADAAKDVGPLAWLGVATGSADALTLKLKSGESALAAYAAGQRFQFQASATNTGAVTARINSLAAVAVKKSGNTGLVDLVGGDIRAGALYDLNYDGSYFQLGGGVGANKAFERFSFEASVGQTVFNLAHTIGSTIVLRNGREVTDYLSDGQKITFKAPCSLGEAVEILAFSSFQAANSYTKAETQALLNTASALPVGTMLPFPRGTVPAGFLEVDGSTQSAAVYPDLAAYLGGAFNKGNETAGFFRLPDTRGEFLRGWDHGRGVDADRGVGTSQSDAIQNITGALGLRGGVGQGLGVLGGTSGAFTGVFGESSPANTITRDASSAAASDVARFDASKVARTAAETRPRNLAVMWCIKAWNAPVNQGQIDVAALVAELTALRSSTPVGAILPFPKAEAPAGYLELDGSLQSVATYPDLATYLGTAYNTGGEPAGYFRLPDYRGEFLRGWDHGRGVDGGRDIGSPQKGSLQTLDSTNTTPTVTGLYNAIITPESSARAAFGLDLANPVNYPSVSYSGVTGSAGTLAAEGQNFGVTRPRNLAVMWCIKAWSTPVNQGQVDVASLAMQVAPATEVKPGILRLATQAQVDAGEGDEASVTPRKLRWGFAASLTLNGYLALPSWLGGLIIQWGLTPGLAGGVVGNVSFPLQFNANAFTVQLTYMDTGNLMPASRGGPVQLSGLSKTGFAYSHSGSGGAGVQHSWLAVGR